A stretch of DNA from bacterium:
GCTGGGTTAGCGGCTTTGTCCGACGAGACCGCGAAGTAGCGATCGGCGCCCATCTCGGCGGCGTAGCGCAAGGTGTCCTCGGTGTTGAGGATGTTGACCGCCAGCATTCGCATCAGCGTGTACGGGTCCTTCTCGCTGCGCACGTGCTTGAGTGCCGAGAGATTGAGAACGTAGTCATATCGGTCCGACGCCTTCATGAAAGCTTCGAACTCGACCTGGCCGATATCGAGCGGAAGCGTTCGGAAGTCCCCTTCGATGTAGCCGTAGGAGCTGCGGATATCGCGAACCAATTCGACAAGGTTGTTTTCGCTGATGTCGATGACGTGGAGTCGGCCGGGCGCACGCTGGAATAGCGCCTTGACCACTGCTTGTCCGATCGATCCGGCTCCGCCGAGGACCAGGAACGATCGATCACGGACGCGTTCCGCTAGCTCGGCTTCATTGCGCTCGAGATCCTGCTCGAACACAGGTTGCTTGCGCCCAATGAGCGACAGAGCCCGGAGCTCCGACTGCGAGGCTCCCATAGTCTGTCGGCTCTTTCGTTGGGTTCGGTCCGGGGTGTGGGTACTTGATCGGGAGTGATCCTCACCGACGAACGCATAGCGGGCTTTTCGTCGTCGGTGCGTCAGAGGCGGAATTCTATCCGCCTAGGCGAGATGGCACCAGCCCGCGAACGCTGCCAAGAAGGACGATCGGTCAGGGTCAGCCGTTGTTCTCGCCCGCCGGTGGAGCGATCTCGATCTGGAAGCTGGCGCCGTCGCCGACGGCGAATCCGTCGCTCAAGACCACCACATCGCCGGCGCGAAAGGTCACGTCTCCGCCTGTTTCAACTGTTACCGCGGCGGCGGTGATCGAACCGGTGGCTTCGATAACGTGGATGCCGCTCAAGCGCTCGTGAGATAGCTGTTCGGAAACGACGATCTCGCTGGTTCCCACCGTCGGGCGGAACATCCACGCGAGTCCCAGTAGCAGAATCAGGCTTGCCGCAAGAGCGAGGCGGGTCGCCATCGGGAATGTCCGTGGGGAAGTCCTGAACCGAAGAACTTCTCCGCGAGAGTTTGCAAGGGCCTGCCCCGTCAGTTCCAGGTGCTCCAGGCACTCGGAACAAGAGCTCAGGTGGTCTGCCAGGCCTTCGCGTTCAGTGGAGGAGAGCCGCTCGGGGTGTACAGCATAGCGCGCCAAGTGTTCGCTTGGCGGATGCCCCTCGCTCGGAAGGGCTTGCGCGAGAAGTCGGTAGGTATCGGTCCAAGTCTGGCAGTCTCTACAGCCGGCCACATGCTTACGGACGTGGTCATCGGCCGGTACCTTGTCCTCTTTGGCCGCAAGGTTCTTGAGCAGGTCGTAACTGGGATGCTCTGCGCTCATTTCTTCTCCGTTTGTGCTTCTCGCAGCGATTCGGTTTTCAGCGCATCGACGATGTCTCGCGTGCGTGCGATGCACCGATGCATTTGTACCCTGAGAGCTCCTTCACTCTTGCCTAGCAGGACGGCGAGCTCGCGGTAGGACTTGTCGCGGGCGAAGTGAAGTTGGATCAGGTTCCGACACGGTTCTCCGAGCCGCGCTAGGGCCGTCTGTGCGATCTCATGCCTTTCCCGATCGAGCGCCGTACCGAGAGGGCTGCGCGAGCCGTCTTTGAACCGCTCGTCGAGCTCGGTCTCACGGTTGCGGGTGACTCGACCTCTCAGCCAGTCGATACAGCGCCGCGCGGTCACGACCTCGACGAAGCCCCAGAAGCGGTCGCCAGCATCGAAACCGGAGCGATTCACCGCCTGCCAGATCTGAGTCATCACTTCCTGTTCAAGGTCCTTCTTGTCGTCCGCCGACATCCGATAGCCACGAAATCCGACGATCCGCCGAACCCGATCACGAACCGCCTTGACGCCTTCGCTCGAACCGCGCCGAAAGGCCTCGCCCACCAGGGCTCCTGAGTCATGGTCCATGCGACGGTGGTCCGAGACGTTTCGGTGGCTCACGTCTCGCTCAATAACCTCAATCGATGCTCATCTAGCTGCGTTACAGGTTCCACCAGCTTATCCGATGGCGAAGAGGGCTTGACTCTGCGCCGCATACCCCCTACAATTTGCTAGCAGCCCAGGGCGGTGAGTGCCAATTCCCGCTCTCACAGTTGCGAGTAAGTCCAGTTTAATCAGTCGTTTACGACGGGTAACAAGGAGGAAAGAATTATGGCAGTGAACATTCGTCCATTGCACGACCGCGTCCTGGTCAAGCGGCTCGAGTCGCAAGAGGAGCAGGTGCGCGGCGGCATCATTATCCCCGATACCGCCAAGGAAAAGCCCCAGGAGGCCGAGGTCGTGGCCGTGGGCCCGGGCAAAGTCCAGGACAGCGGTGAGCGCCAGGCCATGGACGTCAAGGCCGGCGATCGCATCCTGATCGGCAAGTACTCCGGTTCGGAGATCAAGATCGACGACGAGGACTACGTGATCCTGCGCGAGGACGAGATTCTCGCGGTTGTGGGCTGAGCGCCCGCGGATTGAAACTGAAGATCCTAGGAGGATAGACACAGAAAATGGCAAAACAGATTACTTATTCCGAGGATGCGCGTCGCGCCATCCTCAGCGGCGTCAACAAGCTGGCTGACGCCGTCAGGGTCACGTTGGGTCCCAAGGGACGCAACGTCGTCATCGAAAAGAAATTCGGCTCGCCCACGATCACCAAGGACGGTGTCACCGTCGCCAAGGAGATCGAGCTCGGCGATCCGATCGAGAACATGGGCGCGCAGAT
This window harbors:
- a CDS encoding polysaccharide biosynthesis protein, which produces MGASQSELRALSLIGRKQPVFEQDLERNEAELAERVRDRSFLVLGGAGSIGQAVVKALFQRAPGRLHVIDISENNLVELVRDIRSSYGYIEGDFRTLPLDIGQVEFEAFMKASDRYDYVLNLSALKHVRSEKDPYTLMRMLAVNILNTEDTLRYAAEMGADRYFAVSSDKAANPA
- a CDS encoding sigma-70 family RNA polymerase sigma factor — protein: MSHRNVSDHRRMDHDSGALVGEAFRRGSSEGVKAVRDRVRRIVGFRGYRMSADDKKDLEQEVMTQIWQAVNRSGFDAGDRFWGFVEVVTARRCIDWLRGRVTRNRETELDERFKDGSRSPLGTALDRERHEIAQTALARLGEPCRNLIQLHFARDKSYRELAVLLGKSEGALRVQMHRCIARTRDIVDALKTESLREAQTEKK
- a CDS encoding co-chaperone GroES, with the translated sequence MNIRPLHDRVLVKRLESQEEQVRGGIIIPDTAKEKPQEAEVVAVGPGKVQDSGERQAMDVKAGDRILIGKYSGSEIKIDDEDYVILREDEILAVVG